From a single Entelurus aequoreus isolate RoL-2023_Sb linkage group LG12, RoL_Eaeq_v1.1, whole genome shotgun sequence genomic region:
- the pax4 gene encoding paired box protein Pax-4, producing the protein MEHSAVVTYCVFCKKKKKGGSSVNQLGGTFLNGRPLPDSKRRKMVELASEGVRPSQISRILRVSTGCVSKILSRYRLTGLLQPKTIGGSRPRLLTPAVISAIVQHKRDNPSVFAWEIRKSLLATRSCKASKVPSVSSINRILRQIPVKPQAWMHSHAPCRTEDSFSSTSMETKGVPLRTRTTFTQQQTKVLEKAFSQSQYADMFTRDKLSNQTQLAEETIKVWFSNRRAKWRREVQQSTPQSILTQQVHSKLHHVPDNSTVFVPGRTLDLDHPCGLASLSGVLLSTPHASHWTQRFVPLIKLIF; encoded by the exons ATGGAACACTCTGCTGTTGTTACATACTGcgtgttttgtaaaaaaaaaaaaaaaggtggtagCAGTGTGAACCAGCTTGGTGGGACGTTCCTCAACGGGAGACCTCTTCCGGACTCCAAGAGGAGGAAAATGGTGGAGTTGGCCTCTGAAGGGGTCCGGCCCAGCCAGATCTCCAGGATCCTGAGG GTGTCCACAGGCTGCGTCAGCAAGATCCTGAGCCGCTACAGACTTACTGGCCTCTTGCAGCCAAAAACAATCGGCGGGAGTAGACCACGACTACTCACCCCCGCCGTCATCTCCGCTATCGTTCAGCACAAAAGGGACAATCCGTCCGTTTTTGCTTGGGAGATTAGGAAAAGTCTTCTGGCCACGAGGAGCTGCAAGGCTTCCAAAGTTCCCAGC GTGTCTTCCATAAACCGAATTCTAAGACAGATCCCAGTCAAGCCACAGGCCTGGATGCACAGCCATGCACCCTGCAGGACTGAAGACA GTTTCTCCAGCACCAGCATGGAGACAAAAGGTGTCCCTCTGAGGACGAGAACAACCTTCACTCAGCAGCAGACTAAGGTCTTGGAGAAAG CGTTCTCCCAGAGTCAGTATGCGGACATGTTCACCAGGGACAAGTTGTCCAACCAGACCCAGCTTGCAGAGGAGACCATCAAA GTGTGGTTCTCAAACAGGCGGGCCAAGTGGAGGAGGGAGGTCCAACAAAGTA CTCCTCAGAGCATCTTAACTCAGCAGGTCCACTCGAAGCTTCATCACGTTCCTGACAACAGTACAGTTTTTGTACCTGGCAGGACACTAGACCTGGACCATCCTTGTGGACTGGCATCCCTCTCAGGTGTCCTACTCTCCACCCCGCATGCCTCCCACTGGACCCAGAGGTTCGTCCCACTCATAAAGCTAATATTCTGA